The following are from one region of the Silene latifolia isolate original U9 population chromosome 9, ASM4854445v1, whole genome shotgun sequence genome:
- the LOC141600287 gene encoding protein transport protein SEC24 A-like isoform X2 codes for MATGNPGRPAASPFAAAAPPAASPFVASAPVVSRPDGPSVRPPPVSGSAITTPFSSAGPMAGTSAPPSFRPGPPGGFVRPSTLAPPGPPPSQVPPASNQFQHFSTPQFSVPPQPPLSRPPPAGLPNMVQPPVQPIMGPPIQRPGVPGPSPPVTFRPPTQTPLGQMVPPPQPFAQGPPVQTPSYYSSQPGYVQPPPHQGMAGMHGREHMQQPFSAPPAGPMQDLVEDFNSLSLGAVPGSMDNGLDPKALPRPLEGDVEPKAFAEMYPLNCSPKYLRLTTNCIPNSQSLASRWHLPLGAVVCPLAEASEEEEVPIVNFGSIGIIRCRRCRTYVNPYVTFTDNGRKWRCNLCALLNEVSGDYFAQLDATGRRIDADQRPELTKGSVEFVAPTEYMVRPPMPPLYFFLIDVSVSAVRSGMLEVVAQTIKSSLDKLPGFPRTQIGFITFDSTIHFYNLKSTLTQPQMMVVSDVEDVFVPLPDDLLVNLSESRNVVESFLDSLPTMFEDTMNVESAFGPALKAAFMVMRQLGGKLLIFQNSLPSIGVGRLRLRGDDVRVYGTDKEHSLRVAEDPFYKQMAADFSKYQIGVNVYAFSDKYTDIASLGTLSKYTGGQVYFYPSFKSGIQQDKLRHELGRDLTRETAWEAVMRIRCGKGVRFSTYHGNFMLRSTDLLALPAVDCDKAFAMQLCLDEALLTTQTVYFQVALLYTASCGERRIRVHTAAAPVVSDLGEMYRQADTGALVSVLSRLAIEKTLSSKLDDARTYLLKIVVKALKEYRNLHAVQHRLAGRMIYPESLKCLPLYMLALCKSTPLRGGFADVQLDERCAVGSILMTLPVKSLLKFLYPSLIRVDEFLLKDVEKSMPHLPLTSQSLDPRGLYIFDDGLRFVIWIGSMLPPEVARSLNVDYSSDLSQVNLCESGHEISRRLMGVLNKLRESNPAYYQLCHLVRQGEQPREGLYLLANLIDDQTGGTSGYADWIMQIHRQVQQNA; via the exons ATGGCGACTGGAAATCCAGGTCGTCCTGCTGCTAGTCCCTTTGCAGCAGCAGCCCCCCCTGCCGCAAGCCCTTTTGTAGCGTCTGCTCCTGTGGTGAGTAGACCTGATGGCCCTAGTGTTAGACCTCCTCCAGTCTCTGGTTCCGCAATCACAACCCCTTTCTCGTCTGCTGGCCCCATGGCGGGAACTTCAGCCCCTCCTTCATTCAGGCCTGGACCACCTGGTGGTTTTGTCCGTCCATCTACACTTGCACCACCTGGGCCACCACCATCACAGGTCCCACCTGCGTCAAACCAGTTCCAACATTTCTCCACTCCACAATTCTCTGTGCCACCTCAACCTCCTCTTTCCCGTCCGCCTCCGGCTGGCTTGCCTAATATGGTGCAACCACCTGTACAGCCCATTATGGGTCCACCAATCCAACGACCTGGCGTCCCTGGTCCAAGTCCCCCTGTTACTTTTCGGCCGCCAACTCAAACACCACTTGGTCAAATGGTACCCCCTCCTCAACCTTTTGCTCAGGGTCCACCAGTACAGACTCCGTCATATTATTCATCGCAGCCAGGCTACGTGCAACCTCCTCCGCATCAGGGTATGGCAGGTATGCATGGGAGAGAACACATGCAACAGCCCTTCTCTGCTCCTCCTGCAGGCCCTATGCAAGATTTGGTAGAAGATTTCAACTCTCTGTCTCTGGGCGCTGTTCCTGGGTCGATGGATAATGGGCTTGATCCTAAAGCATTGCCGAGGCCACTCGAGGGGGATGTAGAGCCAAAAGCCTTTGCTGAGATGTATCCTTTGAATTGTAGCCCAAAATACTTGCGGCTTACTACTAATTGTATACCAAATTCTCAGTCATTGGCCTCAAGGTGGCATTTACCACTCGGAGCTGTCGTTTGCCCTCTTGCTGAAGCATCTGAAGAA GAGGAAGTGCCTATAGTAAATTTTGGTTCTATAGGTATCATTCGCTGCAGGAGATGTCGAACATATGTGAATCCATATGTCACATTCACTGATAACGGAAGAAAGTGGCGCTGCAACTTGTGCGCACTTCTTAATGAAG TTTCTGGTGATTATTTTGCTCAACTGGATGCCACTGGCAGAAGAATTGATGCAGATCAAAGACCCGAACTTACCAAAGGTAGTGTTGAATTTGTTGCACCAACCGAGTATATGGTGCGACCACCCATGCCACCTCTGTATTTTTTCCTCATCGATGTGTCAGTATCAGCAGTCAGGAGTGGTATGCTTGAG GTTGTGGCTCAGACTATCAAGTCATCTCTGGACAAACTACCTGGGTTCCCTAGAACTCAAATTGGTTTTATAACATTTGATAGTACAATACATTTCTATAACCTGAAG TCAACATTGACGCAACCCCAGATGATGGTGGTGTCAGATGTCGAGGATGTGTTCGTACCATTGCCAGACGATCTCCTTGTGAACCTTTCGGAATCAAGAAATGTTGTCGAATCATTTTTAGATAGTCTGCCTACTATGTTTGAAGACACGATGAATGTGGAATCTGCTTTCGGCCCAGCTCTTAAAGCTGCTTTCATGGTTATG AGGCAACTTGGGGGTAAACTTTTGATTTTCCAAAATTCACTCCCGTCAATTGGAGTTGGGCGGTTGAGACTACGTGGCGATGATGTTCGTGTTTATGGAACTGATAAAGAACATTCTTTGAGAGTAGCTGAAGATCCATTCTACAAGCAAATGGCGGCTGATTTTTCAAAGTATCAGATAGGAGTGAATGTGTATGCATTTAGCGACAAGTACACAGATATAGCCTCATTAG GAACTCTTTCAAAATACACTGGGGGGCAGGTTTACTTCTATCCCAGTTTCAAGTCAGGAATTCAACAAGACAAGTTGAGGCATGAATTGGGCAGGGACCTGACGAGGGAGACTGCTTGGGAGGCTGTTATGcgcatcagatgtggaaaag GGGTCAGATTTAGTACTTATCATGGCAACTTCATGTTGAGGTCCACTGATTTGCTAGCACTTCCAGCTGTGGACTGTGATAAGGCCTTTGCCATGCAGTTATGCTTGGATGAGGCGTTACTGACAACTCAAACTGTATACTTCCAAGTTGCATTGTT ATATACAGCATCATGTGGAGAAAGACGTATTAGGGTACACACTGCTGCTGCACCAGTGGTTTCAGATCTAGGAGAGATGTATCGCCAAGCTGACACTGGAGCTTTAGTTTCGGTGCTTAGCCGTCTAG CAATTGAGAAAACTTTATCCAGTAAGCTGGATGATGCACGGACCTATTTGCTAAAGATTGTTGTCAAGGCCCTAAAAGAATATCGGAATCTCCATGCTGTACAGCATCGATTAGCTGGACGGATGATATATCCAGAGTCCTTGAAGTGTCTGCCTTTGTATATGTTAGCTCTTTGTAAATCAACACCTCTTCGTGGAGGTTTTGCGGATGTTCAGCTCGATGAACGTTGTGCAGTTGGGTCAATATTGATGACACTACCTGTTAAAAGTCTTCTAAAGTTTTTGTATCCCAGCTTAATTCGTGTGGATGAGTTCCTATTAAAG GATGTCGAGAAGAGCATGCCTCATTTACCCCTAACTTCTCAAAGCCTGGATCCTAGAGGCCTTTATATTTTCGATGATGGTTTACGTTTTGTCATATGGATTGGCAGTATGCTACCTCCTGAGGTTGCTAGGAGTTTGAATGTTGACTATTCTTCGGATCTTTCACAG GTCAACCTTTGTGAAAGTGGACATGAAATCTCGAGGAGGCTAATGGGAGTGCTTAATAAACTAAGAGAGAGTAATCCAGCTTACTATCAACTTTGTCATCTTGTAAGACAGGGTGAGCAACCTAGAGAAGGGTTGTATCTTCTAGCAAATCTTATCGATGACCAGACAGGAGGTACAAGTGGTTATGCTGATTGGATTATGCAAATTCATCGGCAGGTCCAGCAAAACGCTTAG
- the LOC141600287 gene encoding protein transport protein SEC24 A-like isoform X1, whose amino-acid sequence MATGNPGRPAASPFAAAAPPAASPFVASAPVVSRPDGPSVRPPPVSGSAITTPFSSAGPMAGTSAPPSFRPGPPGGFVRPSTLAPPGPPPSQVPPASNQFQHFSTPQFSVPPQPPLSRPPPAGLPNMVQPPVQPIMGPPIQRPGVPGPSPPVTFRPPTQTPLGQMVPPPQPFAQGPPVQTPSYYSSQPGYVQPPPHQGMAGMHGREHMQQPFSAPPAGPMQDLVEDFNSLSLGAVPGSMDNGLDPKALPRPLEGDVEPKAFAEMYPLNCSPKYLRLTTNCIPNSQSLASRWHLPLGAVVCPLAEASEEEEVPIVNFGSIGIIRCRRCRTYVNPYVTFTDNGRKWRCNLCALLNEVSGDYFAQLDATGRRIDADQRPELTKGSVEFVAPTEYMVRPPMPPLYFFLIDVSVSAVRSGMLEVVAQTIKSSLDKLPGFPRTQIGFITFDSTIHFYNLKSTLTQPQMMVVSDVEDVFVPLPDDLLVNLSESRNVVESFLDSLPTMFEDTMNVESAFGPALKAAFMVMRQLGGKLLIFQNSLPSIGVGRLRLRGDDVRVYGTDKEHSLRVAEDPFYKQMAADFSKYQIGVNVYAFSDKYTDIASLGTLSKYTGGQVYFYPSFKSGIQQDKLRHELGRDLTRETAWEAVMRIRCGKGVRFSTYHGNFMLRSTDLLALPAVDCDKAFAMQLCLDEALLTTQTVYFQVALLYTASCGERRIRVHTAAAPVVSDLGEMYRQADTGALVSVLSRLAIEKTLSSKLDDARTYLLKIVVKALKEYRNLHAVQHRLAGRMIYPESLKCLPLYMLALCKSTPLRGGFADVQLDERCAVGSILMTLPVKSLLKFLYPSLIRVDEFLLKASSFDLQDVEKSMPHLPLTSQSLDPRGLYIFDDGLRFVIWIGSMLPPEVARSLNVDYSSDLSQVNLCESGHEISRRLMGVLNKLRESNPAYYQLCHLVRQGEQPREGLYLLANLIDDQTGGTSGYADWIMQIHRQVQQNA is encoded by the exons ATGGCGACTGGAAATCCAGGTCGTCCTGCTGCTAGTCCCTTTGCAGCAGCAGCCCCCCCTGCCGCAAGCCCTTTTGTAGCGTCTGCTCCTGTGGTGAGTAGACCTGATGGCCCTAGTGTTAGACCTCCTCCAGTCTCTGGTTCCGCAATCACAACCCCTTTCTCGTCTGCTGGCCCCATGGCGGGAACTTCAGCCCCTCCTTCATTCAGGCCTGGACCACCTGGTGGTTTTGTCCGTCCATCTACACTTGCACCACCTGGGCCACCACCATCACAGGTCCCACCTGCGTCAAACCAGTTCCAACATTTCTCCACTCCACAATTCTCTGTGCCACCTCAACCTCCTCTTTCCCGTCCGCCTCCGGCTGGCTTGCCTAATATGGTGCAACCACCTGTACAGCCCATTATGGGTCCACCAATCCAACGACCTGGCGTCCCTGGTCCAAGTCCCCCTGTTACTTTTCGGCCGCCAACTCAAACACCACTTGGTCAAATGGTACCCCCTCCTCAACCTTTTGCTCAGGGTCCACCAGTACAGACTCCGTCATATTATTCATCGCAGCCAGGCTACGTGCAACCTCCTCCGCATCAGGGTATGGCAGGTATGCATGGGAGAGAACACATGCAACAGCCCTTCTCTGCTCCTCCTGCAGGCCCTATGCAAGATTTGGTAGAAGATTTCAACTCTCTGTCTCTGGGCGCTGTTCCTGGGTCGATGGATAATGGGCTTGATCCTAAAGCATTGCCGAGGCCACTCGAGGGGGATGTAGAGCCAAAAGCCTTTGCTGAGATGTATCCTTTGAATTGTAGCCCAAAATACTTGCGGCTTACTACTAATTGTATACCAAATTCTCAGTCATTGGCCTCAAGGTGGCATTTACCACTCGGAGCTGTCGTTTGCCCTCTTGCTGAAGCATCTGAAGAA GAGGAAGTGCCTATAGTAAATTTTGGTTCTATAGGTATCATTCGCTGCAGGAGATGTCGAACATATGTGAATCCATATGTCACATTCACTGATAACGGAAGAAAGTGGCGCTGCAACTTGTGCGCACTTCTTAATGAAG TTTCTGGTGATTATTTTGCTCAACTGGATGCCACTGGCAGAAGAATTGATGCAGATCAAAGACCCGAACTTACCAAAGGTAGTGTTGAATTTGTTGCACCAACCGAGTATATGGTGCGACCACCCATGCCACCTCTGTATTTTTTCCTCATCGATGTGTCAGTATCAGCAGTCAGGAGTGGTATGCTTGAG GTTGTGGCTCAGACTATCAAGTCATCTCTGGACAAACTACCTGGGTTCCCTAGAACTCAAATTGGTTTTATAACATTTGATAGTACAATACATTTCTATAACCTGAAG TCAACATTGACGCAACCCCAGATGATGGTGGTGTCAGATGTCGAGGATGTGTTCGTACCATTGCCAGACGATCTCCTTGTGAACCTTTCGGAATCAAGAAATGTTGTCGAATCATTTTTAGATAGTCTGCCTACTATGTTTGAAGACACGATGAATGTGGAATCTGCTTTCGGCCCAGCTCTTAAAGCTGCTTTCATGGTTATG AGGCAACTTGGGGGTAAACTTTTGATTTTCCAAAATTCACTCCCGTCAATTGGAGTTGGGCGGTTGAGACTACGTGGCGATGATGTTCGTGTTTATGGAACTGATAAAGAACATTCTTTGAGAGTAGCTGAAGATCCATTCTACAAGCAAATGGCGGCTGATTTTTCAAAGTATCAGATAGGAGTGAATGTGTATGCATTTAGCGACAAGTACACAGATATAGCCTCATTAG GAACTCTTTCAAAATACACTGGGGGGCAGGTTTACTTCTATCCCAGTTTCAAGTCAGGAATTCAACAAGACAAGTTGAGGCATGAATTGGGCAGGGACCTGACGAGGGAGACTGCTTGGGAGGCTGTTATGcgcatcagatgtggaaaag GGGTCAGATTTAGTACTTATCATGGCAACTTCATGTTGAGGTCCACTGATTTGCTAGCACTTCCAGCTGTGGACTGTGATAAGGCCTTTGCCATGCAGTTATGCTTGGATGAGGCGTTACTGACAACTCAAACTGTATACTTCCAAGTTGCATTGTT ATATACAGCATCATGTGGAGAAAGACGTATTAGGGTACACACTGCTGCTGCACCAGTGGTTTCAGATCTAGGAGAGATGTATCGCCAAGCTGACACTGGAGCTTTAGTTTCGGTGCTTAGCCGTCTAG CAATTGAGAAAACTTTATCCAGTAAGCTGGATGATGCACGGACCTATTTGCTAAAGATTGTTGTCAAGGCCCTAAAAGAATATCGGAATCTCCATGCTGTACAGCATCGATTAGCTGGACGGATGATATATCCAGAGTCCTTGAAGTGTCTGCCTTTGTATATGTTAGCTCTTTGTAAATCAACACCTCTTCGTGGAGGTTTTGCGGATGTTCAGCTCGATGAACGTTGTGCAGTTGGGTCAATATTGATGACACTACCTGTTAAAAGTCTTCTAAAGTTTTTGTATCCCAGCTTAATTCGTGTGGATGAGTTCCTATTAAAG GCATCTTCTTTTGATCTTCAGGATGTCGAGAAGAGCATGCCTCATTTACCCCTAACTTCTCAAAGCCTGGATCCTAGAGGCCTTTATATTTTCGATGATGGTTTACGTTTTGTCATATGGATTGGCAGTATGCTACCTCCTGAGGTTGCTAGGAGTTTGAATGTTGACTATTCTTCGGATCTTTCACAG GTCAACCTTTGTGAAAGTGGACATGAAATCTCGAGGAGGCTAATGGGAGTGCTTAATAAACTAAGAGAGAGTAATCCAGCTTACTATCAACTTTGTCATCTTGTAAGACAGGGTGAGCAACCTAGAGAAGGGTTGTATCTTCTAGCAAATCTTATCGATGACCAGACAGGAGGTACAAGTGGTTATGCTGATTGGATTATGCAAATTCATCGGCAGGTCCAGCAAAACGCTTAG